One genomic region from Sphingobacterium multivorum encodes:
- a CDS encoding 2-hydroxyacid dehydrogenase translates to MSIALILNRARAEEWKVEINKYLPEIKVEIFPEIENYDAVEFALCWKPEADYHTHFPNLKVIQSGGAGIDHLFPKSISSHLRICRIIDPMLKSDMFEHVLTCLMHSMKKFSAYINEKEKKHWQPLLYKSIGETRVTILGLGEIGGYVAERLVQLGFNVNGWANSPKNLKGVNSFTGMKRLRSALEDTDFMVNILPLTDATKGILSCDLFNLCPKETVLVNVGRGEHLVESDLLDAIDGKKIAEAYLDVFHQEPLPQDHPFWDCPSIVITPHVASRTNIGSSVLQVVDNYRRMVDGRPLLNEVSLQKGY, encoded by the coding sequence ATGAGTATAGCATTAATACTGAATAGGGCCAGGGCCGAGGAGTGGAAGGTCGAAATCAATAAATATTTACCTGAAATAAAGGTGGAGATCTTTCCTGAGATTGAAAATTATGATGCAGTCGAATTTGCGCTTTGTTGGAAACCTGAAGCAGATTATCACACTCATTTTCCAAACTTAAAAGTTATCCAGTCTGGGGGCGCCGGAATAGACCACCTTTTTCCCAAGAGTATTTCATCCCATCTCCGCATTTGTAGGATTATCGATCCCATGTTGAAAAGCGATATGTTTGAACATGTTTTGACTTGCTTGATGCATTCGATGAAGAAGTTTTCGGCTTATATAAACGAAAAAGAAAAGAAACATTGGCAGCCCTTGCTATACAAATCAATTGGTGAAACCAGGGTTACTATCTTAGGATTAGGCGAAATTGGTGGTTATGTGGCTGAAAGGTTGGTCCAATTGGGATTCAACGTAAATGGGTGGGCTAATTCACCTAAAAATCTTAAGGGAGTGAATTCGTTTACTGGAATGAAAAGACTTCGTTCTGCCCTTGAAGACACGGATTTTATGGTTAATATCCTACCATTGACCGATGCAACAAAGGGAATTCTAAGTTGTGATTTGTTCAATTTGTGCCCAAAAGAAACTGTACTCGTGAACGTTGGTCGAGGGGAACATCTCGTGGAAAGTGATTTGTTGGATGCAATTGATGGAAAGAAAATTGCCGAAGCATATCTGGATGTATTTCATCAAGAACCATTACCGCAAGATCATCCCTTTTGGGATTGCCCATCCATTGTGATAACCCCGCATGTTGCGAGTAGGACAAATATTGGCTCTTCCGTCTTACAAGTGGTGGATAACTATCGAAGAATGGTTGACGGGCGACCTTTGCTCAATGAGGTTTCTTTACAAAAAGGTTATTAG
- a CDS encoding ArnT family glycosyltransferase, producing MALKNRIILISLIIFKFIMQYQLISPTYELQRDEFLHIDQANHLAWGYLSVPPLTSWISYLIKILGNSVFWIKFFPALFGALTILIVWKTIESLKGNLFAQLFGSCCIMFSVLFRLNGLYQPNSFDVLCWTSIYYCIIKYLNNRQSKWLFYMAIVFALGFLNKYNIVFLILGLIPAVALVPERKIFTEKRLYYGILIAILIILPNLIWQYKNNFPVFVHFKELQDTQLVHVNRWSFIRSQFLFFFGTFPVLIFGLYALLKYPVFKAYRLFFYSFFVTLGIFLFLRAKDYYAIGLYPIYFAFGAVYISSLLENKAGQILKPILIALTAILFLPVYNIAFPNRNPAYFVNHPDKYRKYGMLTWEDGKEHPLPQDFADMLGWQELARKVDSLYDQIPRSENTLVLCDNYGQAGAINYYSKRGIKAVSFNADYINWFDLNKPYRNVIRIKDRWERERELAITSPFFGKSILADSITNSYAREYGTVIFTFIHAKININERISKEIASEKTAKKLPL from the coding sequence ATGGCACTCAAAAACCGAATTATCCTAATAAGCCTAATCATTTTTAAATTCATCATGCAATACCAGTTGATTAGCCCAACCTACGAATTGCAGCGCGATGAATTCTTACATATAGATCAAGCAAACCATTTAGCTTGGGGCTACCTTTCCGTACCACCATTAACATCGTGGATTTCCTATCTCATCAAAATACTGGGCAATTCTGTCTTTTGGATCAAGTTTTTCCCTGCACTTTTCGGAGCCTTAACGATTCTTATCGTTTGGAAAACAATAGAATCGCTGAAAGGAAATCTATTTGCACAGCTCTTCGGAAGCTGTTGTATTATGTTTTCTGTACTATTCCGTTTGAATGGTTTATATCAACCTAATTCATTTGATGTCTTATGTTGGACCTCCATATATTACTGTATAATAAAATACTTAAACAACAGACAATCCAAGTGGTTATTTTATATGGCTATTGTTTTTGCGCTTGGATTTCTAAATAAATATAACATCGTATTTCTCATCTTGGGCTTGATCCCCGCAGTCGCATTGGTTCCGGAGCGAAAAATATTTACAGAAAAAAGGCTATATTACGGAATACTCATCGCCATACTAATTATCCTTCCCAATCTAATATGGCAATACAAAAATAACTTTCCTGTATTTGTTCATTTCAAAGAACTTCAAGATACGCAACTTGTCCATGTTAACCGATGGAGCTTCATACGTTCTCAATTTTTGTTTTTTTTCGGAACCTTTCCCGTCCTCATTTTTGGATTATATGCACTGCTGAAATATCCTGTATTTAAAGCATATCGCCTATTCTTCTATTCGTTCTTTGTCACCCTCGGAATCTTCTTATTTTTAAGAGCGAAAGACTATTATGCTATAGGTCTTTACCCTATATATTTTGCATTTGGCGCAGTTTATATTTCATCACTTTTGGAAAATAAAGCTGGTCAGATTTTAAAGCCTATTTTGATCGCTTTAACTGCGATCCTATTTCTTCCGGTCTATAATATTGCATTTCCCAATAGAAATCCGGCATATTTTGTGAACCATCCTGATAAATACAGGAAATATGGTATGTTAACATGGGAAGACGGCAAAGAGCATCCACTCCCGCAAGATTTTGCGGATATGTTGGGATGGCAGGAACTTGCACGCAAAGTCGATAGCCTCTATGACCAAATACCTAGATCGGAAAATACGCTGGTACTTTGCGACAATTATGGGCAGGCCGGCGCCATAAACTACTATTCCAAACGCGGAATTAAGGCTGTTTCATTCAATGCTGACTACATCAATTGGTTTGATTTGAATAAACCATACCGCAATGTTATTCGAATTAAAGATCGCTGGGAACGAGAAAGAGAACTAGCAATAACAAGTCCTTTCTTCGGCAAATCAATATTGGCCGACTCCATTACAAATAGCTACGCCAGGGAATATGGCACAGTAATCTTCACTTTTATTCATGCAAAAATCAATATCAATGAACGTATCTCCAAAGAGATCGCATCAGAAAAAACAGCGAAGAAACTTCCTTTGTAA
- a CDS encoding helix-turn-helix domain-containing protein, which produces MAIKRNAVRNLELAKISQAHRDDFYLFFILEEGNGIFEVDFQRYQLGSSAVMIIQPYQVHRGLAMDYSAFSVLMISVENLNSDYVNALKDITTIAPIEIDQDTMAVLSQTVDTCLKINERRHEKLYTALMKDSCNTIAALIISQYLIQSTKSDAQSRFELISKQFSSLLDKDFIDIKQPRAYAEKMKISTAYLNECLKKTTGKPVTYHIQQRIVLEAKRLLYHSNKSVKEIAVELGYDDYPYFSRLFSKVTGMTALTFRNRNLE; this is translated from the coding sequence ATGGCTATAAAAAGGAATGCTGTCAGAAATTTAGAGTTAGCTAAGATAAGTCAGGCACATCGTGATGATTTCTACTTGTTTTTTATTCTTGAAGAGGGAAATGGAATATTTGAGGTAGATTTTCAGCGCTATCAATTAGGCTCCTCCGCCGTAATGATCATCCAGCCTTACCAAGTACATCGGGGTTTAGCTATGGATTACAGCGCTTTTAGTGTCTTAATGATCAGTGTAGAAAACCTAAACTCAGACTACGTAAACGCGTTAAAAGATATTACGACGATTGCTCCCATCGAAATCGATCAGGATACAATGGCGGTCTTATCCCAGACTGTAGACACCTGTTTAAAAATCAACGAAAGAAGACATGAAAAACTATATACTGCACTAATGAAAGATAGCTGCAATACCATCGCGGCACTTATTATCTCGCAGTATTTAATCCAATCAACTAAAAGTGATGCACAGTCTAGATTCGAACTGATCAGCAAACAGTTCAGTTCACTGTTAGATAAAGATTTTATTGACATTAAACAGCCTAGAGCATATGCAGAGAAAATGAAAATATCAACGGCCTATCTCAATGAATGTCTCAAAAAAACAACCGGAAAACCCGTTACTTATCATATTCAGCAACGTATTGTATTAGAAGCAAAACGTTTGCTCTACCATTCAAATAAATCTGTAAAAGAAATTGCAGTAGAGCTAGGTTATGATGACTATCCATATTTTTCACGTCTATTTTCAAAAGTAACCGGTATGACAGCTCTTACCTTTCGAAATAGAAACCTTGAATAG
- a CDS encoding NIPSNAP family protein, producing MKKYIFIPNWHFILPLLFIMAGNCLFAFEKSKQAYFQLKVYHYENDEQEKVIDQYLESAYLPALHKLGFKEIGVFKPLENAVGQDRLVYVFISAADFSLLVNLDQRLAKDQKYLEAGKVYIEAGYSNPPFKRLETIWMKAFEGMPKSALPKLSAEKNKRIYELRSYEAATEQLSANKIAMFNNGEIDIFKKLNFNAVFYGQVIAGSTMPNLMYLTAFESMEDRNIHWKDFGPLYKPMQDLPQYQNNVSKSIKVLLYPTAYSDI from the coding sequence ATGAAAAAATACATTTTTATTCCCAATTGGCATTTCATATTGCCGCTATTATTTATCATGGCAGGAAATTGCCTGTTCGCTTTTGAGAAATCGAAACAAGCGTATTTTCAATTGAAAGTATATCATTATGAGAACGATGAGCAGGAGAAAGTCATCGATCAGTATCTTGAATCGGCGTATTTGCCGGCATTGCATAAATTGGGATTTAAAGAAATCGGCGTATTTAAGCCCTTAGAAAATGCAGTTGGCCAAGATCGGTTGGTTTATGTGTTCATCAGTGCTGCAGACTTCAGTTTGCTGGTTAATTTGGATCAGCGGCTTGCCAAAGATCAAAAATACCTGGAGGCTGGAAAGGTTTATATTGAGGCAGGTTATAGTAATCCTCCTTTCAAAAGGTTGGAGACAATATGGATGAAAGCATTTGAAGGAATGCCCAAATCGGCGCTTCCTAAATTATCTGCTGAAAAAAATAAACGCATTTATGAACTACGCAGTTATGAGGCGGCAACCGAGCAGCTTTCTGCAAATAAGATAGCGATGTTTAACAATGGAGAAATCGATATTTTCAAAAAACTGAATTTTAATGCTGTTTTTTATGGACAGGTGATTGCCGGTAGCACGATGCCCAACCTAATGTATCTGACAGCATTTGAAAGCATGGAGGATCGGAATATACATTGGAAAGATTTTGGGCCTTTATACAAACCAATGCAGGATTTACCGCAATATCAGAATAACGTTTCCAAGAGTATAAAAGTATTGTTATATCCCACTGCATATTCTGATATTTAG
- a CDS encoding response regulator, translating into MSNKTILMLDDDKHVLEICTIILETNGYNMAVSETSHDIIEKVEEVHPDLILMDNWIPKIGGVEATRLLKNHPLYCNIPVIYLSANTDIETLAQQAGADSYLAKPFDLEDLENRIAELL; encoded by the coding sequence ATGTCAAACAAAACAATACTTATGTTGGACGATGATAAACATGTCCTTGAAATATGTACTATAATCCTCGAAACAAATGGCTATAATATGGCGGTCTCTGAAACGTCTCATGATATTATCGAAAAAGTAGAAGAGGTACATCCTGATTTAATTTTGATGGACAACTGGATACCCAAAATAGGCGGTGTAGAAGCCACACGGTTGCTCAAAAATCATCCCCTATATTGCAATATCCCTGTCATCTATCTATCCGCTAATACCGATATCGAAACACTAGCCCAGCAAGCCGGAGCAGACAGCTATCTCGCCAAGCCTTTTGATTTAGAAGACTTAGAAAATAGAATAGCCGAACTACTGTAG
- a CDS encoding GNAT family N-acetyltransferase, translated as MSEPVLAFQSGSFHIRQLAENESPLYKAMRIESIQTEPTLFRRSTPPEIELSDLDWAERIRYPRIVFGLFENEKMIGITSMLLLNKEEAYFGQSFIQPLYRKLGLSSLLYKIRMAWATENQLRKLTISHREINMISKAAIQRAGFHYSHKELVQWLDGTTGYSMYYSQ; from the coding sequence ATGTCAGAGCCCGTTTTAGCATTTCAATCAGGTTCATTCCATATCCGTCAGCTTGCAGAGAACGAATCTCCACTTTACAAAGCGATGCGTATCGAGTCAATTCAAACCGAACCTACACTTTTTAGACGGAGCACTCCTCCTGAAATAGAACTATCTGACTTGGATTGGGCAGAACGCATAAGATACCCACGCATTGTTTTTGGTCTTTTCGAAAATGAAAAAATGATTGGGATAACCAGCATGCTGCTGTTGAATAAAGAAGAGGCCTACTTTGGTCAGTCCTTCATACAGCCGCTATACAGAAAATTAGGCCTATCGAGTCTTTTGTATAAAATAAGAATGGCGTGGGCCACCGAGAATCAATTAAGAAAACTGACGATAAGCCATCGTGAAATAAATATGATTTCGAAAGCCGCTATCCAAAGAGCCGGTTTTCATTATAGTCATAAAGAACTTGTGCAATGGCTCGACGGAACGACTGGTTACTCCATGTATTATAGTCAGTAA
- a CDS encoding cytochrome-c peroxidase has product MCKKVVVFILLVAIVFTLGFTTGQPVYTKQKEGNAREHLIQKEVLGQMLSFKTYIKDTLLAEVQKGMVDTLRLRRAFLTTRLLFKKFEWASEYFTADLSRRLNGPPVEEVENADLLDPSLARGVEPIGLQVIEELIYPTYDNSNRQKLIREIEHLITNTDYLISYFEDHQLEDWRILDASKLEVFRIISLGITGFDNALSRNSMIESSMALGSLQQILLQYEGRKETLPLMLKGAIKYLQQHAEFESFDRAQFITQFANNISTGIAQLERNLPGPKIRYNRMLRQDVNTMFDLNAFNVDAFSPGPKFHFSNEKAVLGEKLFYDVALSGTHTRSCASCHHPDLAFTDGLNLQVDIHGSGRLLKRNTPTLLNAALQSNYFYDMRSLTLEDQIYDVIGNKQEMDGSVTDIVQYVSSDKIYRSLFNKAFNTADGPISAEQVSNAIASYIRGLTKINSRFDDYMRGDKNALSKSEVDGFNLFMGKGKCATCHFLPLFNGVTPPKFIQSEVEVLGVPKSMKDSVLDSDLGYYDIIGVDSYKYAFKIPSVRNVRKTAPYMHNGIYRTLDEVMEFYNNGGGAGLGIKLSNQTLSDENLHLSEKEMKDIIAFMESLESQ; this is encoded by the coding sequence ATGTGTAAAAAGGTTGTCGTTTTTATCTTATTGGTTGCAATAGTATTTACCCTCGGATTTACTACAGGGCAGCCTGTTTATACAAAACAAAAAGAAGGCAATGCCCGAGAGCATCTGATTCAGAAAGAAGTACTGGGTCAGATGCTTTCTTTTAAGACATATATCAAGGATACGCTGCTGGCCGAAGTACAGAAAGGTATGGTGGATACGCTACGTCTCAGAAGAGCCTTTTTGACGACAAGGCTACTTTTTAAAAAATTTGAATGGGCTTCGGAGTATTTTACTGCAGATCTATCCAGAAGGTTAAATGGACCTCCGGTGGAGGAAGTTGAAAATGCGGATTTGTTGGATCCCTCTTTGGCTAGAGGGGTGGAGCCTATTGGATTGCAGGTGATTGAAGAGCTTATCTATCCCACTTACGATAATAGCAATAGGCAAAAGCTAATTCGTGAAATCGAACATTTGATAACCAATACGGATTATTTGATTTCCTATTTTGAAGATCATCAATTGGAGGATTGGCGCATTTTGGATGCTTCGAAACTTGAAGTATTTCGGATTATATCTTTGGGGATTACCGGATTTGATAATGCACTTTCTCGAAATAGTATGATCGAGTCTTCTATGGCGTTAGGCAGCCTACAGCAAATTCTTTTGCAATATGAAGGTAGAAAAGAAACGCTACCATTGATGCTTAAAGGGGCGATCAAATATTTGCAACAACACGCGGAATTTGAATCGTTCGATAGAGCGCAATTCATTACCCAATTTGCCAACAACATCAGTACAGGGATAGCACAGTTGGAACGTAATCTGCCTGGCCCTAAAATCAGATACAATCGAATGCTTCGGCAAGACGTCAATACGATGTTTGATCTGAATGCATTTAATGTAGATGCCTTTAGCCCGGGACCAAAATTTCACTTCAGCAATGAAAAGGCCGTACTGGGAGAGAAATTATTTTATGATGTTGCTTTGTCAGGAACACATACCAGAAGTTGCGCTTCATGCCATCATCCGGACCTCGCATTTACAGATGGGTTGAACTTGCAAGTGGACATTCATGGTTCGGGACGTTTGCTCAAACGTAATACGCCTACTTTGCTCAATGCGGCCTTACAGTCCAACTACTTCTATGATATGCGTTCGTTGACGCTGGAAGATCAGATATACGATGTCATTGGTAATAAGCAGGAAATGGACGGCTCGGTAACTGATATCGTTCAATATGTCTCTTCGGATAAAATCTATCGATCATTATTTAATAAAGCATTCAATACAGCGGATGGCCCAATCTCAGCAGAGCAGGTAAGCAATGCAATTGCTTCCTATATTCGTGGCCTGACCAAAATCAATAGCCGATTTGATGATTATATGCGTGGGGATAAGAACGCATTGTCCAAATCGGAAGTGGATGGGTTTAATTTATTTATGGGCAAGGGAAAATGTGCGACCTGTCATTTCCTGCCTTTATTCAACGGTGTTACACCGCCCAAATTTATTCAGAGCGAAGTCGAAGTCCTAGGAGTTCCAAAATCCATGAAAGATTCTGTGCTGGATTCGGATTTAGGCTACTATGATATCATTGGTGTTGATTCTTATAAATATGCTTTTAAAATACCTTCTGTCCGGAATGTAAGGAAAACGGCTCCCTATATGCACAATGGGATCTATCGGACGTTGGATGAGGTCATGGAATTTTATAATAATGGGGGTGGGGCAGGATTGGGGATCAAATTATCCAATCAGACATTGTCAGATGAAAATTTGCATTTGAGTGAGAAGGAAATGAAAGATATTATTGCGTTTATGGAAAGTCTCGAAAGCCAATAA
- the acpA gene encoding acid phosphatase gives MRLQHLLYLSLGVLSISSCGVTKNARHQEIPFDEGIKKINHVVVIYMENHSFDNLYGEFKGANGIANVRKGDFLQVDENGKAYQYLPEIPRNNSFPTNLPNQFFNIDQYVPSDKATPDVTHRFYHNQLQINGGKMDKFALYNDSKGLAMGYYNTEKLPLYPFAKAYTLCDNFFQSVFGGSYLNHIYMISAAIPVWPDAPSSMVAKLDANGKMIKDGVVTPDGYAINHVLSRNKPYPAKSDTSKLLPSQTMPTIGDRLTAKNVSWAWYSEGWDDAVAGRKNNFAYNHEPFLYFANYEDGKEGRQHMKDQNDFIKAAKEGTLPSVSFVKPGGGNDEHPGSSAVYSSEQLAVNLINAVLEGPNAKDALVILTYDEFGGFFDHVNPPVVDRWGPGSRIPAIVIGPFAKRGVVDHTPYETVSILSFIEKRWGIEPLAERDKKANPFRNALVFK, from the coding sequence ATGCGGTTACAACACTTACTTTATTTGTCTCTTGGAGTTTTGAGTATCAGCAGTTGCGGAGTTACCAAAAACGCCCGACACCAAGAGATTCCCTTTGATGAAGGTATCAAAAAAATTAACCATGTGGTTGTTATTTATATGGAAAACCATAGTTTTGACAATCTTTATGGCGAATTCAAGGGAGCCAATGGCATAGCGAATGTCAGAAAGGGTGATTTTTTACAGGTAGACGAGAATGGTAAAGCCTACCAATACCTCCCCGAAATTCCACGTAACAATTCCTTTCCAACCAATCTACCCAATCAATTTTTTAATATAGACCAATATGTACCTTCGGATAAGGCGACGCCCGATGTTACACATCGGTTTTATCATAATCAATTGCAGATCAATGGTGGAAAGATGGATAAATTTGCACTCTATAATGATTCCAAAGGTTTAGCGATGGGCTATTACAATACAGAGAAGCTACCTTTGTATCCGTTTGCCAAAGCCTATACATTATGTGATAATTTCTTTCAGAGTGTATTCGGCGGATCCTATTTAAATCATATTTATATGATTTCCGCAGCTATTCCTGTTTGGCCTGATGCACCAAGCTCAATGGTTGCTAAACTCGATGCAAATGGAAAGATGATTAAAGATGGTGTAGTTACGCCAGATGGTTATGCAATCAATCATGTGCTTTCTCGCAACAAACCTTATCCCGCGAAATCTGATACTTCCAAATTATTACCTTCTCAGACTATGCCGACCATTGGCGATCGCTTGACAGCGAAAAATGTAAGTTGGGCTTGGTATTCAGAAGGCTGGGATGACGCTGTTGCCGGACGTAAAAATAATTTTGCCTACAATCATGAGCCTTTTTTATATTTTGCTAATTATGAGGATGGTAAGGAAGGACGACAACACATGAAGGATCAAAACGATTTTATCAAGGCCGCAAAAGAAGGAACGCTTCCTAGTGTATCTTTTGTTAAACCAGGTGGTGGCAATGATGAGCATCCTGGAAGTTCGGCAGTCTATTCATCAGAGCAACTTGCTGTTAATTTGATCAATGCTGTATTGGAGGGACCGAATGCAAAAGATGCGTTGGTGATTTTGACCTACGATGAATTTGGTGGCTTTTTTGACCATGTTAACCCACCCGTCGTTGACCGCTGGGGACCTGGTAGCCGAATCCCGGCAATTGTCATTGGACCATTTGCTAAGCGTGGTGTAGTGGATCATACGCCGTATGAGACAGTGAGCATCCTTTCATTTATAGAAAAACGCTGGGGAATAGAGCCTCTTGCTGAAAGGGATAAAAAAGCAAATCCCTTTAGAAATGCGCTCGTTTTCAAATAG
- a CDS encoding winged helix-turn-helix transcriptional regulator yields the protein MKKEATLTSSGACKTRVLAINDTMEILAGKWKFHIIGTLLLVEKLRFMELLREVEGIGAKMLSKELQDLEMNQLIRRTVLNTKPLTVEYELTECGKTLGPIIDEITKWGITYRSKLYTKNGELEATT from the coding sequence ATGAAAAAGGAAGCAACTTTAACGTCGTCAGGTGCATGCAAAACACGTGTGTTGGCCATTAACGATACCATGGAGATTTTGGCCGGAAAATGGAAATTTCATATTATAGGTACCTTATTGTTGGTTGAGAAATTACGTTTTATGGAACTGCTGCGCGAAGTTGAGGGGATAGGTGCGAAGATGTTGTCTAAAGAACTGCAGGATTTAGAAATGAACCAGCTGATCAGAAGAACAGTATTAAATACCAAACCTCTGACGGTGGAGTATGAATTGACCGAATGCGGAAAAACTTTGGGCCCAATCATCGATGAGATTACTAAATGGGGTATAACTTACCGAAGTAAGCTTTATACCAAGAATGGGGAACTGGAAGCAACGACCTAG
- a CDS encoding YceI family protein: protein MKKQLISGLALILLLASCQNTNGDKATTTTAQEVTEQKGQTYTVEADKSSLKWTGYHKGGLNPRYGVLKSEGTLSAENNTVTGGTFTIDVNSILTDTASVDPATSGGKKSSDLDAHLKSADFFDVAKYPTAKFEITKVGPFDAAQGKSVVADATNTVSGNLTIKDKTVNVTFPAKITFNGDEVTFYSKFTIQRQDWGLTYGTEGNPQDWMIAQNVDIELNVTAKNAK from the coding sequence ATGAAAAAGCAATTAATCTCGGGTTTAGCCCTTATCCTGTTGTTAGCTTCTTGTCAAAATACAAATGGCGACAAAGCAACAACAACAACTGCTCAGGAAGTAACTGAACAAAAAGGACAGACTTACACTGTTGAAGCAGATAAAAGCTCATTAAAATGGACTGGTTACCATAAAGGCGGTTTAAACCCAAGATATGGTGTTTTGAAAAGCGAAGGAACACTTTCAGCTGAAAATAATACAGTTACTGGTGGTACTTTCACTATTGATGTCAATTCTATTCTGACAGATACAGCTTCTGTAGATCCTGCAACATCTGGTGGTAAAAAATCATCAGATTTGGATGCACATTTAAAAAGTGCTGATTTCTTTGACGTAGCAAAATATCCAACTGCAAAATTCGAAATCACCAAAGTTGGCCCATTCGATGCAGCGCAAGGAAAAAGTGTTGTTGCTGATGCGACAAATACAGTTAGTGGTAACTTAACCATCAAAGATAAAACGGTGAATGTAACTTTCCCTGCAAAAATCACTTTCAATGGTGATGAAGTAACATTCTACTCTAAATTTACGATCCAAAGACAAGATTGGGGTCTTACATACGGTACAGAAGGTAACCCTCAAGATTGGATGATCGCACAAAACGTTGACATTGAACTTAACGTCACTGCAAAAAATGCGAAATAG